The Argopecten irradians isolate NY chromosome 16, Ai_NY, whole genome shotgun sequence genome window below encodes:
- the LOC138311022 gene encoding uncharacterized protein — MAVIPYTCVYIDADWRDLLYSASQCVNCTAKREPMIKELQTMWTNPANQNKVLPCLSVRSGLDLYLKVKDYPPGSEVIMSAINIPDMVYIVKHHKLKVVPFDVSIETTGPKVELLDSLITDKTVAILIAHIYGKWCDIESIIDIAQRRNIQVIEDCAECFCGFERIGNPRSDLTIFSFGVIKYSTAFGGALAKIKDEKLYEQMRERYLKYPIQRHSEYLKKILKYSAVYILLDCPRIIKPLMTLTRTLNIDHKKFVIKLLRGFPDQMIKRIRAQPSNALLATMRRRLRNFDQTDFNASQVKGEYVRERLPDGVTMVGTQAEVNNYWLFPILMDNPDTVVKILNAMGIDAYRGATQLNLIEPENNDFKVGQPENDGVNITDSRSFEVTQLEGNGLENCNKTYNLNTAVLSCSSVESHKVLTQDYRHKVPAHHHEAQNRTFPYEALNRTYPHEARYLINHVVYIPVNKSVPFHVLDHICKCVKLATRLSKNGRSPDVRLHAKL, encoded by the exons ATGGCTGTTATACCATACACATGTGTCTATATAG ATGCAGACTGGCGAGACCTTCTATACAGCGCCTCACAATGTGTCAACTGTACAGCAAAGAGGGAGCCAATGATCAAGGAGCTACAGACCATGTGGACCAATCCAGCCAATCAGAACAAAGTGCTGCCCTGTCTCTCTGTCAGGTCTGGCCTTGACCTTTATCTGAAGGTCAAGGATTATCCTCCAGGTTCAGAGGTTATCATGTCCGCCATCAATATACCGGATATGGTGTACATTGTCAAACATCACAAACTCAAG GTGGTGCCATTTGATGTAAGTATAGAAACCACAGGTCCAAAGGTTGAACTTCTGGATTCCCTCATCACAGATAAAACGGTCGCCATCCTCATCGCTCACATCTACGGCAAGTGGTGTGACATCGAGTCTATCATCGACATCGCACAAAGGAGGAACATCCAGGTGATAGAGGACTGTGCCGAATGTTTCTGTGGTTTTGAGAGAATCGGAAACCCTCGTAGTGATCTCACCATTTTTAGCTTTGGTGTTATCAAGTATTCAACAGCGTTTGGGGGAGCTCtcgccaaaatcaaagatgaaaAATTATACGAACAGATGAGAGAAAGATACCTGAAGTATCCCATACAAAGACATTCAGAATATCTGAAGAAAATTCTGAAATACTCTGCTGTGTACATTCTGTTAGATTGTCCGCGTATTATAAAGCCTTTGATGACTTTAACAAGAACTTTAAATATTGATCACAAGAAATTCGTGATTAAGCTCCTGCGGGGATTTCCTGATCAGATGATAAAGAGAATTCGAGCGCAGCCATCGAATGCTCTTCTTGCCACAATGAGACGAAGACTACGTAACTTTGATCAGACAGATTTTAACGCATCCCAGGTGAAGGGCGAGTATGTGAGAGAGAGGCTACCTGACGGGGTGACCATGGTCGGGACACAGGCCGAGGTCAATAACTACTGGCTCTTCCCGATACTGATG GACAATCCAGATACAGTGGTGAAGATCCTCAATGCCATGGGGATAGACGCTTACCGAGGAGCTACACAACTCAACCTCATAGAACCggaaaataatgactttaaagTCGGTCAACCAGAAAATGACGGTGTAAACATTACTGATTCTCGAAGTTTTGAAGTTACACAACTTGAAGGCAATGGACTGGAAAATTGTAACAAGACTTACAATCTAAACACAGCAGTGCTGTCCTGCAGTAGTGTAGAGTCACACAAAGTGCTGACACAGGATTACCGACACAAGGTTCCAGCCCACCATCACGAGGCCCAGAACAGGACCTTCCCATACGAGGCCCTGAACAGGACCTACCCTCACGAAGCTCGTTATCTCATTAATCATGTTGTCTACATCCCAGTAAACAAATCCGTCCCGTTTCATGTCCTCGAtcatatttgtaaatgtgtcAAATTAGCCACACGCCTCAGCAAGAATGGCCGCTCACCTGATGTCCGACTTCATGCCAAGTTATGA